A region from the Medicago truncatula cultivar Jemalong A17 chromosome 6, MtrunA17r5.0-ANR, whole genome shotgun sequence genome encodes:
- the LOC11433745 gene encoding fe-S cluster assembly factor HCF101, chloroplastic, with product MQAVQASSSPHFSIHSSKPPHSSTCSLVTSSVNVKCSGFSLREQSSLWTSYNKRVILKSSFSAKAASVEVGSSSISTGTAEDDVLKALSQIIDPDFGTDIVTCGFVKDLQIDKALGEVSFRLELTTPACPIKDVFEKQANEVVAVLPWVKNVNVTMSAQPAKPLFAEQLPAGLQTISNIIAVSSCKGGVGKSTVAVNLAYTLADMGARVGIFDADIYGPSLPTMVSPENRILEMNPEKKTIIPTEYMGVKLVSFGFAGQGRAIMRGPMVSGVTNQLLTTTEWGELDYLVIDMPPGTGDIQLTLCQIVPLTAAVIVTTPQKLSFIDVAKGVRMFSKLKVPCVAVVENMCHFDADGKRYYPFGRGSGSQVVQQFGIPHLFDLPIRPTLSASGDSGMPEVVADPQGEVSKIFQNLGVCVVQQCAKIRQQVSTAVTYDKSVKAIRVKVPDSDEEFFLHPATVRRNDRSAQSVDEWTGEQKLQYTDIPDYIEPEEIRPMGNYAVSITWPDGFSQIAPYDQLQTMERLVGVS from the exons ATGCAAGCTGTTCAAGCTTCATCTTCACCACACTTTTCTATCCATTCCTCAAAACCACCACACTCATCAACATGCA GTTTGGTTACTTCTTCTGTGAATGTAAAGTGTTCAGGTTTTTCTCTAAGGGAGCAAAGTTCATTATGGACTTCTTATAATAAGAGGGTTATCTTGAAAAGCTCTTTTTCTGCAAAAGCTGCTTCTGTTgaag TTGGAAGTTCCTCGATATCAACCGGAACAGCCGAGGATGATGTGTTGAAAGCCTTGTCTCAGATCATTGATCCAGATTTTGGAACGGATATCGTTACTTGTGGATTTGTGAAAGATTTGCAGATTGATAAAGCTCTAGGAGAG GTGTCGTTTCGGTTAGAGCTCACTACACCGGCATGTCCGATCAAGGACGTG TTTGAGAAGCAGGCAAATGAAGTGGTGGCAGTGCTCCCTTGGGTCAAGAATGTTAACGTTACAATGTCTGCGCAGCCTGCAAAACCGTTATTCGCAGAACAACTTCCAGCAGGTCTACAgacaatttcaaatattatcGCTGTATCCAGTTGCAAG GGCGGTGTAGGAAAATCAACAGTAGCAGTAAACCTTGCTTATACTTTGGCCGATATGGGAGCTAGAGTTGGTATATTTGATGCTGATATTTACGGTCCAAGCTTACCAACTATGGTTTCTCCGGAAAATCGAATATTAGAAATG AATCCAGAAAAGAAGACCATAATTCCAACTGAATACATGGGAGTCAAGTTGGTTTCTTTTGGATTTGCTGGACAAGGACGTGCCATAATGCGTGGCCCTATGGTTTCTGGAGTCACTAACCAACTTCTCACTACTACTGAGTG GGGCGAGCTTGATTACCTTGTTATCGACATGCCTCCGGGAACAGGagacattcaactcactttatGCCAG ATAGTCCCATTAACTGCTGCTGTAATTGTTACCACTCCTCAAAAACTATCGTTCATCGATGTTGCAAAAGGAGTTCGGATGTTTTCAAAGCTTAAG GTACCTTGTGTAGCTGTTGTCGAGAACATGTGTCATTTTGATGCTGATGGAAAAAGATACTATCCATTTGGTAGAGGTTCAGGTTCTCAG GTTGTTCAGCAGTTTGGAATACCGCATCTATTTGATCTTCCTATTAGACCGACT CTATCTGCTTCTGGAGATAGTGGAATGCCTGAAGTGGTGGCTGATCCTCAAGGAGAAGTTTCCAAGATATTCCAAAATCTAGGAGTATGCGTTGTGCAGCAGTGTGCCAAAATACGCCAACAAG TTTCAACAGCTGTGACCTACGATAAATCAGTCAAGGCAATTAGAGTAAAAGTACCAGATTCAGATGAAGAATTCTTTCTGCATCCTGCAACAGTGAGACGGAATGATCGGTCTGCTCAGAGTGTG GATGAATGGACGGGGGAGCAAAAATTGCAGTATACCGATATTCCTGATTACATTGAACCGGAAGAAATTCGGCCAATGGGAAATTATGCCGTTTCAATAACTTGGCCTGATGGGTTTAGTCAG ATTGCTCCTTATGATCAACTGCAGACAATGGAACGGTTAGTTGGTGTTTCTTGA
- the LOC25496889 gene encoding VIN3-like protein 1, translating into MTEKKKDSKKVSGLGSQCSRKQLRKGENPIRFVPPADPPSDYGHSNSWICKNSACRAVLSKDDTFCRRCSCCICHLFDDNKDPSLWLVCSESSQGDSCGLSCHIECALHHEKVGVVDHGQLMQLDGGYCCASCGKVTGILGSWKKQLNIAKDARRVDVLCYRIYLSFRLLNGTLRFKELHDMVQEAKAKLEKEVGPVDGGSSKMVRGIVSRLPIASDVQKLCSLAIEKADEWLATDDNPESKEGSLPAACKFVFEEVTANSVKIILLEMPNVTSEDIKGFKLWYYKTRGESHTEEPVCVFPKDQRRILISNLQPCTEYTFRIVSYTDIGDHGHSEAKCFTKSVEILVKKPTSSIDMNAKDDTETGGGSEPGSKLEIDPSMTYPGFKVRDLGKILHLAWAQEQGCLEGFCRADTKNCCGQIETIKPSHPEERSVPLVSRDLDLNVVSVPDLNEELTPPFESSRDEDNGCTLQQAVEADDDAASHDLEKNLARPHGSGGSETWRTNEEVPAVDSRIVVGASRKRVASTNEEAHDCDSTLINGSPLHAPDGSFSLDENFEYCVKVIRWLECQGHMKKEFRLKLLTWFSLRATEQERRVVNTFIQTLIDDPSSLAGQLVDSFSDIISNKRARNGFNNKVVALN; encoded by the exons ATGactgaaaagaaaaaggacTCGAAAAAAGTTTCTGGCCTCGGCAGTCAGTGTTCAAGGAAGCAACTTCGCAAGGGAGAAAACCCTATTCGATTTGTACCACCTGCTGATCCTCCTTCTGATTACGGACATTCAAACTCCTGGATTTGTAAAAACTCTGCTTGTAGAGCAGTTCTATCCAAAGACGACACATTCTGTAGAAGGTGCTCTTGCTGTATTTGCCATCtctttgatgataacaaggatCCTAGTCTTTGGTTGGTATGCAGTGAATCTTCTCAAGGTGACTCATGTGGATTGTCTTGCCATATTGAATGTGCCCTTCATCATGAAAAAGTTGGAGTTGTTGATCATGGACAGCTGATGCAACTCGATGGTGGTTATTGTTGTGCCTCCTGCGGTAAAGTTACCGGGATACTTGG AAGCTGGAAGAAGCAGCTAAATATAGCGAAAGATGCTCGGCGTGTGGATGTACTATGCTATAGGATATATTTGAGCTTCAGGCTTCTGAATGGTACTTTGAGATTTAAAGAATTGCATGACATGGTACAAGAGGCAAAGGCTAAACTGGAGAAGGAAGTTGGTCCTGTTGACGGTGGTTCTTCCAAGATGGTACGCGGCATTGTCAGCAGGCTCCCTATTGCCAGTGATGTGCAGAAACTCTGTTCCCTTGCTATTGAGAAAGCTGATGAATGGTTGGCCACTGACGACAATCCAGAATCCAAAG AGGGTTCACTTCCTGCTGCCTGCAAGTTTGTGTTTGAAGAGGTGACAGCTAACTCCGTTAAGATCATTTTACTTGAAATGCCAAATGTAACTTCTGAGGACATTAAGGGATTCAAACTCTGGTATTACAAGACTAGGGGCGAATCACACACAGAAGAACCTGTTTGTGTGTTTCCAAAAGATCAGAGGAGGATTTTGATATCTAACCTCCAGCCATGCACAGAATATACTTTTCGGATTGTATCTTATACAGATATTGGCGACCATGGTCATTCTGAGGCTAAGTGTTTCACCAAAAGCGTTGAGATATTGGTAAAGAAACCGACTTCATCAATTGACATGAATGCTAAGGATGATACTGAAACTGGAGGGGGCAGTGAACCGGGCTCCAAACTGGAGATCGATCCCTCAATGACTTACCCCGGATTCAAGGTTCGAGACCTTGGAAAGATTTTGCACCTTGCTTGGGCTCAAGAACAAGGCTGCCTCGAGGGGTTTTGCCGCGCCGATACAAAAAATTGCTGTGGTCAAATTGAAACGATCAAGCCTAGCCATCCGGAAGAGCGATCGGTGCCTTTGGTTTCTCGTGATCTTGATTTGAATGTTGTTTCTGTGCCTGACTTGAACGAAGAACTCACTCCTCCTTTTGAGTCTTCTCGGGATGAAGACAATGGTTGCACTTTGCAGCAGGCTGTTGAGGCAGATGATGATGCAGCCTCTCATGATTTAGAGAAAAACCTAGCAAGACCACATGGTAGCGGTGGTTCCGAAACCTGGAGAACAAACGAAGAAGTTCCTGCTGTTGACTCCCGCATAGTCGTAGGTGCAAGTAGGAAAAGAGTAGCAAGCACAAACGAAGAAGCACATGATTGTGACAGCACCTTAATAAACGGTTCTCCTTTACATGCACCCGATGGTTCGTTCTCCTTAGATGAGAACTTTGAGTATTGTGTTAAAGTAATTCGTTGGCTAGAATGTCAGGGTCATATGAAGAAAGAGTTTAGGCTGAAATTGCTTACATGGTTTAGTTTGAGGGCAACAGAACAAGAGCGTAGGGTGGTTAATACTTTCATTCAGACACTGATCGATGATCCGAGTAGTTTGGCAGGTCAACTTGTCGACTCATTTTCTGATATTATATCCAACAAGAGGGCAAGAAATGGATTCAATAACAAGGTTGTGGCATTAAATTAA